The window CCGAGGCCCGGTGATCATCGATGGGGCGGCATTCTTCCATGGCCATCCGGGCCGCTGCCTCGATAACCTCCGGGTTGAGCCTTTGCCCTGTAAGGATGACTTCAGCCTGCCTGGCCCGAATGGGCGTGGGAGCCACGGCCCCCAGGGCAAGGCATATTTTTTTACAAGACCCAGCCTCCGCCACCCCGGTGGCGGCCACCCCGACGATCGCCAGATCCATGGAATGGCGTGGAGAAAGTTTTAAATAAATTCCACGGCAGCCCTCCTCCGGGGAAGGGACCAGGATGCTTTGAAGGATCTCGTCCGGTTCAGCCACGGTCCGACGAGGCCCGATGAAAAAGCCATCAAGGGGGACAATCCGCTCACCGCCGGCTCCTCTCAACCTGACTTGGGCCTCCAGGGATAAGAGTGCCGGGGCGCTGTCGGCCGAGGGGACGGCCGTGCAGATATTCCCGGCAAAGGTCCCCCGGTTTCGGACCTGGGGCGAGGCCATGGTAGCGGCCGCTTGAGCCAGAATCGAAAAACGTTTTTGAATAACGGGGGTCCGGGAAACGGTATTGATGGTGGTCAAAGCACCGATTCGGAGGCCGCTCCTCTCGTCATAGGAAACCGCAGCCAGTCCGGGAATCCCCTTCAAGTCAACGACTGTTTCGGGCAAGACCGTCCCTCGTCGTTTGAGTTGCGGGATCAGGTCGGTGCCACCGGCTAAAAGCCTTGTGGCGCCTTTCTGATCATTGAGCAGGCCCAAGGCCTCTTCGAGTGTCCCGGGGGCCGTGTACCGGAAACGGGGCAATCTTCGATAAAATACAGCCATAATGGTCTCCTTATATTCTGGTCGGGAGAAGGAAAAGCCCCCC is drawn from Deltaproteobacteria bacterium and contains these coding sequences:
- a CDS encoding xanthine dehydrogenase family protein subunit M; its protein translation is MAVFYRRLPRFRYTAPGTLEEALGLLNDQKGATRLLAGGTDLIPQLKRRGTVLPETVVDLKGIPGLAAVSYDERSGLRIGALTTINTVSRTPVIQKRFSILAQAAATMASPQVRNRGTFAGNICTAVPSADSAPALLSLEAQVRLRGAGGERIVPLDGFFIGPRRTVAEPDEILQSILVPSPEEGCRGIYLKLSPRHSMDLAIVGVAATGVAEAGSCKKICLALGAVAPTPIRARQAEVILTGQRLNPEVIEAAARMAMEECRPIDDHRASADYRRDMVYMLTRRAINQIFPSV